One Aphelocoma coerulescens isolate FSJ_1873_10779 chromosome 5, UR_Acoe_1.0, whole genome shotgun sequence DNA segment encodes these proteins:
- the ANO1 gene encoding anoctamin-1 isoform X4 produces the protein MEKDEIHLRRLPAAAPWGPHADSEFHGVDFLPEDLSEAPVETGMRVNKKYSCLPAEEKGIHIINIRAIEDIGYDQHESTLLNSLSKNPDADCKYGLYFRDGKRKVDYILVYHYKKSSAGRTLARRTQQNDASVRSSKQDQPLPGKGVQLEMGESETHMDYHEDDKRFRREEYEGNLVEAGLELERDEDTKIHGIGFVKIHAPWNVLCREAEFLKLKMPTKKMYQINQTHGLLKKINSVIQKITEPIQPKVAEHKPQTVKRLSYPFSREKQHLFDLSDKDSFFDSKTRSTIVYEILKRTTCTKAKYSMGITSLLANGVYSAAYPLHDGDYEGENVEPNDRKLLCEEWASYGVFYKYQPIDLVRKYFGEKIGLYFAWLGVYTQMLIPASIVGIIVFLYGCATVDENIPSMEMCDQRNNITMCPLCDKTCSYWKMSSACATARASHLFDNPATVFFSVFMALWAATFMEHWKRKQMRLNYRWDLTGFEEEEDHPRAEYEAKVLEKSLRKEHKHKETDKEKLTWKDRFPAYLTNFVGIIFMVGLTFAIVFGVIIYRISTAAALAISSTPSGRSSVRVTVTATAVIINLVVIIILDEVYGCIARWLTQIEVPKTDKNFEERLIFKAFLLKFVNAYTPIFYVAFFKGRFVGRPGDYVYIFHSFRMEECAPGGCLMELCIQLSIIMLGKQLIQNNLFEIGIPKMKKFIRYLKLKRRRSLDHEEHMKKKQRYEVDYNLEPFAGLTPEYMEMIIQFGFVTLFVASFPLAPLFALLNNIIEIRLDAKKFVTELRRPVAVRAKDIGIWYNILRGIGKLAVIINAFVISFTSDFIPRLVYLYMYSENGTMHGFVNHTLSSFNVSDFQAGTAPNDPLDLGYEVQICRYKDYREPPWSENKYDISKDFWAVLAARLAFVIVFQNLVMFMSEFVDWIIPDIPKDISQQIHKEKVLMVEVFMREEQGKLQMLETWKDKDKKKGENCNNHSPRLSRSRSGSLSSCHSYPLDV, from the exons ATGCAGACAGCGAGTTTCATGGGGTGGATTTTCTGCCAGAAGATCTCAGCGAGGCTCCAGTGGAGACAGGAATGAGGGTGAACAAGAAATACTCCTGCCTACCTGCTGAGGAGAAGGGCATCCACATCATCAACATCCGAGCGATCGAGGACATCGGCTATGACCAGCACGAGAGCACC TTATTAAATTCCCTATCCAAAAATCCGGATGCTGACTGCAAATACGGGCTCTACTTCAGAGATGGCAAGAGGAAAGTGGACTACATCCTGGTTTACCACTACAAGAAGTCCTCGGCCGGGAGGACTCTGGCCAGGAGAACTCAGCAGAATGATGCCAGTGTCCGAAGCAGCAAGCAGGACCAGCCCCTTCCAGGGAAGGGCGTGCAGCTGGAGATGGGGGAGAGTGAGACTCACATGGATTACCACGAAGATGACAAGAGGTTCCGCAGGGAGGAGTATGAAGGGAACCTCgtggaggctgggctggagctggaaCGTGATGAAGAT acTAAAATCCATGGGATTGGATTTGTAAAAATACATGCACCGTGGAATGTATTGTGTCGAGAGGCGGAATTCCTTAAGCTCAAGATGCCCACAAAAAAG ATGTATCAGATCAACCAGACCCACGGTCTCCTGAAAAAGATTAATTCTGTAATTCAAAAAATAACAGAGCCCATCCAGCCAAAAGTAGCAGAACACAAACCTCAGACGGTGAAGCGCCTCTCCTACCCCTTCTCCAGAGAGAAGCAGCACTT ATTTGATTTGTCTGACAAAGATTCCTTCTTCGACAGTAAAACGAGAAGCACTATA GTTTATGAAATATTGAAAAGAACAACGTGTACCAAAGCAAAATATAGCATGG GGATCACCAGCCTGCTTGCCAATGGAGTTTACAGTGCTGCATATCCTCTGCATGAC gGTGACTATGAAGGTGAAAACGTGGAGCCCAATGACAGAAAA ctgctgtgtgAGGAGTGGGCGAGCTACGGAGTGTTTTATAAATACCAGCCCATCGACCTGGTGAG aaaataCTTTGGAGAGAAGATCGGGCTATATTTTGCCTGGCTGGGAGTTTATACACAAATGCTCATTCCAGCTTCAATTGTAGGGATTATCGTTTTCCTGTATGGCTGTGCAACTGTGGATGAGAATATACCCAG TATGGAGATGTGTGACCAGAGAAACAACATCACCATGTGTCCCTTGTGTGACAAAACGTGCAGTTACTGGAAGATGAGCTCTGCTTGTGCCACTGCCCGTGCGAGTCATCTGTTTGATAACCCTGCAACTGTCTTCTTCTCAGTCTTCATGGCTCTCTGGG CTGCCACCTTTATGGAGCACTGGAAGAGAAAACAGATGCGCCTCAACTACAGGTGGGACCTGACTGGGTTTGAAGAGGAGGAG GATCATCCAAGAGCGGAATACGAAGCGAAAGTTTTGGAAAAATCCCTGAGAAAAGAACACAAACATAAAGAG ACGGATAAAGAGAAGCTGACATGGAAGGACCGTTTTCCAGCCTATTTAACCAATTTTGTTGGCATCATCTTCATG GTCGGGCTGACGTTCGCCATCGTGTTCGGGGTGATCATCTACAGGATCTCCACGGCCGCTGCCCTGGCCATCAGCTCCACGCCCTCAGGGCGCTCCAGCGTCCGCGTCACCGTCACCGCCACCGCCGTCATCATCAACCTCGTGGTCATCATCATCCTGGACGAGGTGTACGGCTGCATCGCCAGGTGGCTCACGCAGATCG AGGTACCAAAGACCGACAAGAACTTTGAGGAGCGGCTGATTTTCAAGGCTTTCCTGCTGAAATTTGTCAACGCCTACACCCCCATTTTCTACGTGGCTTTCTTCAAGGGCCG ATTTGTTGGACGTCCAGGAGACTACGTCtacattttccattccttcCGAATGGAAGAG TGTGCCCCAGGAGGTTGCCTCATGGAGTTGTGTATCCAGCTCAGTATTATCATGTTGGGCAAGCAGCTGATCCAGAACAATTTGTTTGAGATCGGCATCCC aaaaatgaagaagtttATACGATACTTGAAATTGAAGCGCCGGCGTTCTCTTGACCATGAAGAGCACATGAAGAAAAAGCAGCGTTACGAAGTGGACTATAACCTGGAGCCCTTTGCTGGACTCACCCCTGAGTACATGGAAATGA ttATCCAGTTTGGGTTTGTAACTTTGTTCGTTGCCTCCTTCCCGCTGGCACCTCTGTTCGCTTTATTGAACAACATCATTGAAATCCGTCTGGATGCCAAGAAATTTGTTACTGAGCTGAGGAGACCGGTAGCTGTGAGAGCAAAGGATATAG GAATCTGGTATAATATCCTCAGAGGTATTGGAAAGCTTGCTGTCATCATAAAT GCATTTGTGATCTCATTCACATCCGACTTCATTCCACGCCTCGTGTACCTGTACATGTACAGTGAGAATGGCACCATGCATGGCTTCGTCAACCATACACTATCCTCTTTTAATGTCAGCGATTTCCAAGCAGGAACAGCTCCCAACGACCCCCTGGATCTTGGCTACGAGGTTCAGATATGCAG GTACAAAGATTATAGAGAACCCCCCTGGTCTGAAAACAAATACGACATTTCTAAGGATTTCTGGGCTGTCCTAGCAGCAAGATTGGCATTTGTGATAGTCTTCCAG AACTTGGTCATGTTCATGAGTGAATTTGTTGACTGGATTATCCCAGACATTCCCAAGGACATTAGTCAGCAGATTCACAAGGAGAAAGTTCTCATGGTGGAGGTCTTCATGAGGGAAGAGCAAGGGAAGCTGCAGATGCTGGAAACCTGGAAAGACAAGGacaagaaaaaaggggaaaactgTAACAACCACAGCCCCAGGCTCTCCAGGAGCCGCAGTGGGAGCTTGTCCTCCTGCCATTCCTATCCTCTGGATGTTTAG
- the ANO1 gene encoding anoctamin-1 isoform X3 produces the protein MEKDEIHLRRLPAAAPWGPHADSEFHGVDFLPEDLSEAPVETGMRVNKKYSCLPAEEKGIHIINIRAIEDIGYDQHESTLLNSLSKNPDADCKYGLYFRDGKRKVDYILVYHYKKSSAGRTLARRTQQNDASVRSSKQDQPLPGKGVQLEMGESETHMDYHEDDKRFRREEYEGNLVEAGLELERDEDTKIHGIGFVKIHAPWNVLCREAEFLKLKMPTKKMYQINQTHGLLKKINSVIQKITEPIQPKVAEHKPQTVKRLSYPFSREKQHLFDLSDKDSFFDSKTRSTIVYEILKRTTCTKAKYSMGITSLLANGVYSAAYPLHDGDYEGENVEPNDRKLLCEEWASYGVFYKYQPIDLVRKYFGEKIGLYFAWLGVYTQMLIPASIVGIIVFLYGCATVDENIPSMEMCDQRNNITMCPLCDKTCSYWKMSSACATARASHLFDNPATVFFSVFMALWAATFMEHWKRKQMRLNYRWDLTGFEEEEEAVKDHPRAEYEAKVLEKSLRKEHKHKETDKEKLTWKDRFPAYLTNFVGIIFMVGLTFAIVFGVIIYRISTAAALAISSTPSGRSSVRVTVTATAVIINLVVIIILDEVYGCIARWLTQIEVPKTDKNFEERLIFKAFLLKFVNAYTPIFYVAFFKGRFVGRPGDYVYIFHSFRMEECAPGGCLMELCIQLSIIMLGKQLIQNNLFEIGIPKMKKFIRYLKLKRRRSLDHEEHMKKKQRYEVDYNLEPFAGLTPEYMEMIIQFGFVTLFVASFPLAPLFALLNNIIEIRLDAKKFVTELRRPVAVRAKDIGIWYNILRGIGKLAVIINAFVISFTSDFIPRLVYLYMYSENGTMHGFVNHTLSSFNVSDFQAGTAPNDPLDLGYEVQICRYKDYREPPWSENKYDISKDFWAVLAARLAFVIVFQNLVMFMSEFVDWIIPDIPKDISQQIHKEKVLMVEVFMREEQGKLQMLETWKDKDKKKGENCNNHSPRLSRSRSGSLSSCHSYPLDV, from the exons ATGCAGACAGCGAGTTTCATGGGGTGGATTTTCTGCCAGAAGATCTCAGCGAGGCTCCAGTGGAGACAGGAATGAGGGTGAACAAGAAATACTCCTGCCTACCTGCTGAGGAGAAGGGCATCCACATCATCAACATCCGAGCGATCGAGGACATCGGCTATGACCAGCACGAGAGCACC TTATTAAATTCCCTATCCAAAAATCCGGATGCTGACTGCAAATACGGGCTCTACTTCAGAGATGGCAAGAGGAAAGTGGACTACATCCTGGTTTACCACTACAAGAAGTCCTCGGCCGGGAGGACTCTGGCCAGGAGAACTCAGCAGAATGATGCCAGTGTCCGAAGCAGCAAGCAGGACCAGCCCCTTCCAGGGAAGGGCGTGCAGCTGGAGATGGGGGAGAGTGAGACTCACATGGATTACCACGAAGATGACAAGAGGTTCCGCAGGGAGGAGTATGAAGGGAACCTCgtggaggctgggctggagctggaaCGTGATGAAGAT acTAAAATCCATGGGATTGGATTTGTAAAAATACATGCACCGTGGAATGTATTGTGTCGAGAGGCGGAATTCCTTAAGCTCAAGATGCCCACAAAAAAG ATGTATCAGATCAACCAGACCCACGGTCTCCTGAAAAAGATTAATTCTGTAATTCAAAAAATAACAGAGCCCATCCAGCCAAAAGTAGCAGAACACAAACCTCAGACGGTGAAGCGCCTCTCCTACCCCTTCTCCAGAGAGAAGCAGCACTT ATTTGATTTGTCTGACAAAGATTCCTTCTTCGACAGTAAAACGAGAAGCACTATA GTTTATGAAATATTGAAAAGAACAACGTGTACCAAAGCAAAATATAGCATGG GGATCACCAGCCTGCTTGCCAATGGAGTTTACAGTGCTGCATATCCTCTGCATGAC gGTGACTATGAAGGTGAAAACGTGGAGCCCAATGACAGAAAA ctgctgtgtgAGGAGTGGGCGAGCTACGGAGTGTTTTATAAATACCAGCCCATCGACCTGGTGAG aaaataCTTTGGAGAGAAGATCGGGCTATATTTTGCCTGGCTGGGAGTTTATACACAAATGCTCATTCCAGCTTCAATTGTAGGGATTATCGTTTTCCTGTATGGCTGTGCAACTGTGGATGAGAATATACCCAG TATGGAGATGTGTGACCAGAGAAACAACATCACCATGTGTCCCTTGTGTGACAAAACGTGCAGTTACTGGAAGATGAGCTCTGCTTGTGCCACTGCCCGTGCGAGTCATCTGTTTGATAACCCTGCAACTGTCTTCTTCTCAGTCTTCATGGCTCTCTGGG CTGCCACCTTTATGGAGCACTGGAAGAGAAAACAGATGCGCCTCAACTACAGGTGGGACCTGACTGGGTTTGAAGAGGAGGAG GAGGCAGTCAAG GATCATCCAAGAGCGGAATACGAAGCGAAAGTTTTGGAAAAATCCCTGAGAAAAGAACACAAACATAAAGAG ACGGATAAAGAGAAGCTGACATGGAAGGACCGTTTTCCAGCCTATTTAACCAATTTTGTTGGCATCATCTTCATG GTCGGGCTGACGTTCGCCATCGTGTTCGGGGTGATCATCTACAGGATCTCCACGGCCGCTGCCCTGGCCATCAGCTCCACGCCCTCAGGGCGCTCCAGCGTCCGCGTCACCGTCACCGCCACCGCCGTCATCATCAACCTCGTGGTCATCATCATCCTGGACGAGGTGTACGGCTGCATCGCCAGGTGGCTCACGCAGATCG AGGTACCAAAGACCGACAAGAACTTTGAGGAGCGGCTGATTTTCAAGGCTTTCCTGCTGAAATTTGTCAACGCCTACACCCCCATTTTCTACGTGGCTTTCTTCAAGGGCCG ATTTGTTGGACGTCCAGGAGACTACGTCtacattttccattccttcCGAATGGAAGAG TGTGCCCCAGGAGGTTGCCTCATGGAGTTGTGTATCCAGCTCAGTATTATCATGTTGGGCAAGCAGCTGATCCAGAACAATTTGTTTGAGATCGGCATCCC aaaaatgaagaagtttATACGATACTTGAAATTGAAGCGCCGGCGTTCTCTTGACCATGAAGAGCACATGAAGAAAAAGCAGCGTTACGAAGTGGACTATAACCTGGAGCCCTTTGCTGGACTCACCCCTGAGTACATGGAAATGA ttATCCAGTTTGGGTTTGTAACTTTGTTCGTTGCCTCCTTCCCGCTGGCACCTCTGTTCGCTTTATTGAACAACATCATTGAAATCCGTCTGGATGCCAAGAAATTTGTTACTGAGCTGAGGAGACCGGTAGCTGTGAGAGCAAAGGATATAG GAATCTGGTATAATATCCTCAGAGGTATTGGAAAGCTTGCTGTCATCATAAAT GCATTTGTGATCTCATTCACATCCGACTTCATTCCACGCCTCGTGTACCTGTACATGTACAGTGAGAATGGCACCATGCATGGCTTCGTCAACCATACACTATCCTCTTTTAATGTCAGCGATTTCCAAGCAGGAACAGCTCCCAACGACCCCCTGGATCTTGGCTACGAGGTTCAGATATGCAG GTACAAAGATTATAGAGAACCCCCCTGGTCTGAAAACAAATACGACATTTCTAAGGATTTCTGGGCTGTCCTAGCAGCAAGATTGGCATTTGTGATAGTCTTCCAG AACTTGGTCATGTTCATGAGTGAATTTGTTGACTGGATTATCCCAGACATTCCCAAGGACATTAGTCAGCAGATTCACAAGGAGAAAGTTCTCATGGTGGAGGTCTTCATGAGGGAAGAGCAAGGGAAGCTGCAGATGCTGGAAACCTGGAAAGACAAGGacaagaaaaaaggggaaaactgTAACAACCACAGCCCCAGGCTCTCCAGGAGCCGCAGTGGGAGCTTGTCCTCCTGCCATTCCTATCCTCTGGATGTTTAG
- the ANO1 gene encoding anoctamin-1 isoform X2, with protein sequence MEKDEIHLRRLPAAAPWGPHADSEFHGVDFLPEDLSEAPVETGMRVNKKYSCLPAEEKGIHIINIRAIEDIGYDQHESTLLNSLSKNPDADCKYGLYFRDGKRKVDYILVYHYKKSSAGRTLARRTQQNDASVRSSKQDQPLPGKGVQLEMGESETHMDYHEDDKRFRREEYEGNLVEAGLELERDEDTKIHGIGFVKIHAPWNVLCREAEFLKLKMPTKKMYQINQTHGLLKKINSVIQKITEPIQPKVAEHKPQTVKRLSYPFSREKQHLFDLSDKDSFFDSKTRSTIVYEILKRTTCTKAKYSMGKGEGRKKETALLNKRRKCGKYGITSLLANGVYSAAYPLHDGDYEGENVEPNDRKLLCEEWASYGVFYKYQPIDLVRKYFGEKIGLYFAWLGVYTQMLIPASIVGIIVFLYGCATVDENIPSMEMCDQRNNITMCPLCDKTCSYWKMSSACATARASHLFDNPATVFFSVFMALWAATFMEHWKRKQMRLNYRWDLTGFEEEEDHPRAEYEAKVLEKSLRKEHKHKETDKEKLTWKDRFPAYLTNFVGIIFMVGLTFAIVFGVIIYRISTAAALAISSTPSGRSSVRVTVTATAVIINLVVIIILDEVYGCIARWLTQIEVPKTDKNFEERLIFKAFLLKFVNAYTPIFYVAFFKGRFVGRPGDYVYIFHSFRMEECAPGGCLMELCIQLSIIMLGKQLIQNNLFEIGIPKMKKFIRYLKLKRRRSLDHEEHMKKKQRYEVDYNLEPFAGLTPEYMEMIIQFGFVTLFVASFPLAPLFALLNNIIEIRLDAKKFVTELRRPVAVRAKDIGIWYNILRGIGKLAVIINAFVISFTSDFIPRLVYLYMYSENGTMHGFVNHTLSSFNVSDFQAGTAPNDPLDLGYEVQICRYKDYREPPWSENKYDISKDFWAVLAARLAFVIVFQNLVMFMSEFVDWIIPDIPKDISQQIHKEKVLMVEVFMREEQGKLQMLETWKDKDKKKGENCNNHSPRLSRSRSGSLSSCHSYPLDV encoded by the exons ATGCAGACAGCGAGTTTCATGGGGTGGATTTTCTGCCAGAAGATCTCAGCGAGGCTCCAGTGGAGACAGGAATGAGGGTGAACAAGAAATACTCCTGCCTACCTGCTGAGGAGAAGGGCATCCACATCATCAACATCCGAGCGATCGAGGACATCGGCTATGACCAGCACGAGAGCACC TTATTAAATTCCCTATCCAAAAATCCGGATGCTGACTGCAAATACGGGCTCTACTTCAGAGATGGCAAGAGGAAAGTGGACTACATCCTGGTTTACCACTACAAGAAGTCCTCGGCCGGGAGGACTCTGGCCAGGAGAACTCAGCAGAATGATGCCAGTGTCCGAAGCAGCAAGCAGGACCAGCCCCTTCCAGGGAAGGGCGTGCAGCTGGAGATGGGGGAGAGTGAGACTCACATGGATTACCACGAAGATGACAAGAGGTTCCGCAGGGAGGAGTATGAAGGGAACCTCgtggaggctgggctggagctggaaCGTGATGAAGAT acTAAAATCCATGGGATTGGATTTGTAAAAATACATGCACCGTGGAATGTATTGTGTCGAGAGGCGGAATTCCTTAAGCTCAAGATGCCCACAAAAAAG ATGTATCAGATCAACCAGACCCACGGTCTCCTGAAAAAGATTAATTCTGTAATTCAAAAAATAACAGAGCCCATCCAGCCAAAAGTAGCAGAACACAAACCTCAGACGGTGAAGCGCCTCTCCTACCCCTTCTCCAGAGAGAAGCAGCACTT ATTTGATTTGTCTGACAAAGATTCCTTCTTCGACAGTAAAACGAGAAGCACTATA GTTTATGAAATATTGAAAAGAACAACGTGTACCAAAGCAAAATATAGCATGG ggaaaggagagggaagaaagaaggaaactgCCCTTTTAAATAAAAGACGAAAATGTGGTAAATATG GGATCACCAGCCTGCTTGCCAATGGAGTTTACAGTGCTGCATATCCTCTGCATGAC gGTGACTATGAAGGTGAAAACGTGGAGCCCAATGACAGAAAA ctgctgtgtgAGGAGTGGGCGAGCTACGGAGTGTTTTATAAATACCAGCCCATCGACCTGGTGAG aaaataCTTTGGAGAGAAGATCGGGCTATATTTTGCCTGGCTGGGAGTTTATACACAAATGCTCATTCCAGCTTCAATTGTAGGGATTATCGTTTTCCTGTATGGCTGTGCAACTGTGGATGAGAATATACCCAG TATGGAGATGTGTGACCAGAGAAACAACATCACCATGTGTCCCTTGTGTGACAAAACGTGCAGTTACTGGAAGATGAGCTCTGCTTGTGCCACTGCCCGTGCGAGTCATCTGTTTGATAACCCTGCAACTGTCTTCTTCTCAGTCTTCATGGCTCTCTGGG CTGCCACCTTTATGGAGCACTGGAAGAGAAAACAGATGCGCCTCAACTACAGGTGGGACCTGACTGGGTTTGAAGAGGAGGAG GATCATCCAAGAGCGGAATACGAAGCGAAAGTTTTGGAAAAATCCCTGAGAAAAGAACACAAACATAAAGAG ACGGATAAAGAGAAGCTGACATGGAAGGACCGTTTTCCAGCCTATTTAACCAATTTTGTTGGCATCATCTTCATG GTCGGGCTGACGTTCGCCATCGTGTTCGGGGTGATCATCTACAGGATCTCCACGGCCGCTGCCCTGGCCATCAGCTCCACGCCCTCAGGGCGCTCCAGCGTCCGCGTCACCGTCACCGCCACCGCCGTCATCATCAACCTCGTGGTCATCATCATCCTGGACGAGGTGTACGGCTGCATCGCCAGGTGGCTCACGCAGATCG AGGTACCAAAGACCGACAAGAACTTTGAGGAGCGGCTGATTTTCAAGGCTTTCCTGCTGAAATTTGTCAACGCCTACACCCCCATTTTCTACGTGGCTTTCTTCAAGGGCCG ATTTGTTGGACGTCCAGGAGACTACGTCtacattttccattccttcCGAATGGAAGAG TGTGCCCCAGGAGGTTGCCTCATGGAGTTGTGTATCCAGCTCAGTATTATCATGTTGGGCAAGCAGCTGATCCAGAACAATTTGTTTGAGATCGGCATCCC aaaaatgaagaagtttATACGATACTTGAAATTGAAGCGCCGGCGTTCTCTTGACCATGAAGAGCACATGAAGAAAAAGCAGCGTTACGAAGTGGACTATAACCTGGAGCCCTTTGCTGGACTCACCCCTGAGTACATGGAAATGA ttATCCAGTTTGGGTTTGTAACTTTGTTCGTTGCCTCCTTCCCGCTGGCACCTCTGTTCGCTTTATTGAACAACATCATTGAAATCCGTCTGGATGCCAAGAAATTTGTTACTGAGCTGAGGAGACCGGTAGCTGTGAGAGCAAAGGATATAG GAATCTGGTATAATATCCTCAGAGGTATTGGAAAGCTTGCTGTCATCATAAAT GCATTTGTGATCTCATTCACATCCGACTTCATTCCACGCCTCGTGTACCTGTACATGTACAGTGAGAATGGCACCATGCATGGCTTCGTCAACCATACACTATCCTCTTTTAATGTCAGCGATTTCCAAGCAGGAACAGCTCCCAACGACCCCCTGGATCTTGGCTACGAGGTTCAGATATGCAG GTACAAAGATTATAGAGAACCCCCCTGGTCTGAAAACAAATACGACATTTCTAAGGATTTCTGGGCTGTCCTAGCAGCAAGATTGGCATTTGTGATAGTCTTCCAG AACTTGGTCATGTTCATGAGTGAATTTGTTGACTGGATTATCCCAGACATTCCCAAGGACATTAGTCAGCAGATTCACAAGGAGAAAGTTCTCATGGTGGAGGTCTTCATGAGGGAAGAGCAAGGGAAGCTGCAGATGCTGGAAACCTGGAAAGACAAGGacaagaaaaaaggggaaaactgTAACAACCACAGCCCCAGGCTCTCCAGGAGCCGCAGTGGGAGCTTGTCCTCCTGCCATTCCTATCCTCTGGATGTTTAG